Proteins from a single region of Melanotaenia boesemani isolate fMelBoe1 chromosome 3, fMelBoe1.pri, whole genome shotgun sequence:
- the top1l gene encoding DNA topoisomerase I, like: MSGDHSHNEDQIDCGSRVNDSHKHKDKYKEKEHKHKDHKKDKEREKSKHGNSDYKDSEKKHRDKEKMKHKDGSTDKYKEKHKEKRKEEKIRSLDGKVKKERENGFASPHVKSEPDEDFYHSPKLEKSLKRERDDDYESEYKPKKIKTENDKKVKKRKPDDEDIKSKKTKNKKGEVTDGKKKAKKEPEEKWKWWEEERYTDGVKWKFLEHKGPVFAPPYEPLPSNVKFYYDGKPMKLSPGAEEVATFFGKMLDHEYTTKDIFRKNFFKDWRKEMTSEEKAKITDLKKCNFTEMNEYFKAQSEARKAMSKEEKQKIKEENERVLQEYGFCIMDNHKERIANFRIEPPGLFRGRGDHPKMGMLKRRIRPEDIIINCSKDSKCPPPPPGTKWKEVRHDNKVTWLVSWTENIQGSIKYIMLNPSSRIKGEKDWQKYETARRLKKCVDRIRAQYREDWKSKEMRIRQRAVALYFIDKLALRAGNEKEEGETADTVGCCSLRVEHIKLYPENDGQEYVVEFDFLGKDSIRYYNKVPVEKRVFKNLQLFMENKEPDDDLFDRLNTSILNKHLQELMDGLTAKVFRTYNASITLQQQLKELTTADENVPAKILSYNRANRAVAILCNHQRAPPKTFEKSMQNLQTKIDAKKEQLADAKRELKSAKADVKVRKDEKSKKAADAKKKAVMRIEEQLMKLEVQATDREENKQIALGTSKLNYLDPRISVAWCKKWGIPVEKIYNKTQREKFAWAIDMADEDYEF, encoded by the exons ATGAGTGGGGACCATTCCCACAACGAGGATCAG ATTGACTGTGGTTCCCGGGTCAATG acTCCCACAAGCATAAAGACAAGTACAAAGAGAAGGAACATAAACATAAGGACCACAAGAAGGATAAGGAACGTGAAAAGTCTAAACATGGCAACAG TGACTACAAGGACTCtgagaaaaaacacagagacaagGAGAAGATGAAGCACAAAGATGGCAGCACagacaaatacaaagaaaagcacaaggagaagaggaaagaggagaag ATCAGGTCTCTCGATGGTAAAGtcaaaaaggaaagagagaatGGATTTGCCAG TCCACATGTGAAGTCTGAGCCCGATGAGGATTTTTACCACTCTCCCAAACTTGAAAAGTCTCTAAAAAGAGAACGAGATGATGATTATGA GTCTGAGTACAAGCCTAAGaaaataaagactgaaaatgacaaaaaggttAAGAAAAGGAAACCAGACGATGAG GACATTAagtccaaaaaaacaaaaaacaaaaaaggagaagTAACcgatggaaaaaagaaagcaaagaaagaacCAGAGGAGAAGTGGAAATG GTGGGAAGAGGAGAGATACACAGACGGTGTGAAATGGAAATTCCTTGAACACAAAGGGCCTGTGTTTGCGCCACCCTATGAGCCCCTTCCTAGCAATGTAAAATTTTATTATGatg GTAAACCTATGAAGCTCAGCCCAGGGGCCGAAGAGGTGGCAACGTTCTTTGGCAaaatgctggaccatgagtacACCACAAAGGACATCTTTCGCAAAAACTTCTTTAAAGACTGGAGAAAG GAAATGACTTCAGAAGAAAAGGCAAAAATCACAGACTTGAAGAAGTGCAACTTCACTGAGATGAACGAGTACTTCAAGGCACAGTCAGAAGCCAGGAAAGCCATGTCAAAAGAGGAGAAACAG aaaataaaagaagagaaCGAGCGGGTGTTGCAGGAGTATGGCTTCTGTATAATGGACAACCACAAAGAACGTATCGCTAACTTCCGTATTGAGCCTCCAGGCCTGTTTCGTGGTCGTGGAGACCATCCAAAAATGGGCATGCTGAAGCGTCGCATTAGGCCTGAAGATATCATCATCAACTGCAGCAA GGACTCAAAGTGCCCTCCGCCTCCTCCAGGCACCAAATGGAAAGAAGTTCGCCATGACAACAAGGTGACTTGGCTGGTTTCATGGACGGAGAACATTCAAGGCTCCATCAAATACATTATGCTGAACCCCAGTTCTAGAATCAAG GGAGAGAAGGACTGGCAGAAATATGAAACTGCTCGTCGTCTGAAGAAATGTGTAGACCGTATCAGAGCACAGTATCGTGAAGACTGGAAGTCCAAGGAGATGCGGATCAGACAACGAGCTGTGGCACTCTATTTCATTGACAAG CTGGCTCTGAGAGCAGGTAATGAGAAGGAAGAAGGCGAGACTGCAGACACAGTAGGCTGCTGCTCGCTGAGAGTTGAACACATCAAACTCTATCCGGAAAATGATGGTCAAGAGTACGTGGTAGAGTTCGACTTCCTGGGTAAAGACTCAATTCGCTACTACAACAAAGTCCCTGTGGAGAAAAGG gtgtttaagAATCTTCAGTTATTCATGGAGAACAAAGAACCGGATGATGACCTGTTTGATCGTCTAAAC ACTTCTATTTTGAACAAGCATCTTCAAGAGCTGATGGACGGTCTGACAGCCAAAGTTTTCCGTACATACAACGCCTCAATCACCCTCCAGCAACAATTAAAAGAGCTCACAACAG CGGATGAAAACGTTCCAGCCAAGATCCTGTCTTACAACAGGGCCAATAGAGCTGTGGCCATCCTGTGTAACCACCAGAGGGCGCCACCCAAGACATTTGAGAAGTCTATGCAAAACCTGCAGACAAAG attGACGCCAAGAAGGAACAGCTTGCCGATGCCAAGAGAGAACTGAAGAGCGCCAAGGCTGATGTCAAAGTACGGAAAgatgaaaaatccaagaa GGCTGCAGACGCCAAGAAGAAAGCCGTTATGAGGATAGAGGAGCAGCTGATGAAGCTGGAAGTACAGGCGACCGATCGCGAGGAGAACAAACAGATCGCCCTCGGCACTTCCAAACTCAATTATCTGGACCCTCGCATTTCTGTGGCTTG GTGTAAGAAGTGGGGTATTCCCGTTGAGAAGATCTACAACAAAACCCAGCGTGAGAAGTTTGCCTGGGCCATCGACATGGCTGATGAAGACTATGAATTTTAA
- the si:ch211-232b12.5 gene encoding zinc fingers and homeoboxes protein 3: MASKRKSTVPCMIPSKSKHVREEIILGSLPELLPTIPEDSILSISGKESAHFSHSSSKSETGSETQKGGTYSCVTCQFESRDLNYFLDHMHNCHLDFRAQPTFYCLNCGVSVVRFEALALHNAKAHPKIMEGLVTASLSVNKRDGVTTVEQSLFTDSGEDCRESGISLTKTPIAKMMKGKGEHKKIVVSHTVEVRKIDNGKDVDPSMLTNVPELQNGALSVSGAPAMPRTAVTHVITTTVSNQVFHQHTPSLYSPTSSDSNKDLPKVMIPLSSIPTYDAAMDTSSFLKTSFGKFPYPTKAELCYLTVVSEFPEEQIKLWFTAQRLKQGISWSPEEIEEARRKMFNTVFQGGAPQKQPATPRQVNHIVTHHTVAAHPGSKGPNFQMAKVPYSSVKSRPVGVIATQASMSTNPHITRVSYSTPVAPPKFPSIVRTALVPTKSTDATVEPDKSNGLDMAGGSACVSSTSSSRSSSCSSSSSISSYSSSNGVETVVRKPPQNSNPTNSIATGPISNNDEHCVADTTGNPNVKSSSLPIGPEASDSSTSQVIVDNTSKSNNTCNNHNSAVVGAQDPGRAEKPNNQRSNYIHNSSISSEHLPCDDGVPNQNHPSKSPTDGTSTTTITKSSSFIIDEGKCNKDFPIKGMSILQQLIKEEDPCVGDRGFSELKVDPIKINFKRMKMNEPETTSETAHQEHKSDIEVSACHPSFSPPWGNKTPQQLHVLRQVFSNTRWPSSLQYEELSIQTGLPKSEVVRWFSDSRYSHKNGQLKWLETYQQPPTEAEDAKGHRDAEAESAKEPPANAKKLVEQDTNKHHEGEACRVVWQDSYSPLLALRGAEGGGEHNRAEESAQLGALQDPWSESGEDHQPGANQTLIQQQTDASQARDGLRMELLEV; encoded by the exons ATGGCCAGCAAGAGGAAGTCCACTGTGCCCTGTATGATACCATCCAAATCCAAACATGTGCGCGAGGAAATCATACTAGGCTCGCTACCAGAACTCCTACCAACAATCCCAGAAGATAGCATACTGAGCATCTCTGGAAAGGAGTCTGCCCACTTCTCTCACAGCTCCTCCAAATCTGAAACTGGAAGTGAGACGCAGAAGGGAGGTACGTATAGCTGCGTGACTTGCCAGTTTGAGTCCAGAGATCTAAACTACTTTTTGGATCACATGCACAACTGCCACTTAGACTTCAGGGCCCAGCCCACCTTCTACTGCCTGAACTGTGGGGTGTCCGTCGTCCGCTTTGAGGCTCTTGCGCTGCATAATGCCAAAGCCCACCCTAAAATAATGGAGGGCTTGGTTACTGCTTCTCTAAGTGTCAACAAGAGAGACGGGGTAACAACTGTGGAGCAAAGCCTTTTCACAGACAGCGGAGAAGACTGTAGAGAATCTGGGATCTCCCTCACTAAAACGCCAATCGCAAAGATGATGAAAGGCAAAGGGGAGCACAAAAAGATTGTGGTTTCTCACACTGTGGAGGTTCGGAAGATAGACAACGGAAAGGATGTAGACCCCAGCATGCTGACTAATGTGCCTGAACTCCAAAACGGGGCTCTCAGTGTTTCTGGTGCCCCAGCTATGCCGAGGACCGCTGTCACCCACGTGATTACAACGACAGTGTCCAACCAAGTCTTTCACCAGCACACTCCCTCTCTTTACTCCCCCACTTCCTCTGACTCCAATAAAGATCTTCCAAAGGTGATGATTCCTCTCAGCAGCATCCCCACCTACGATGCCGCCATGGATACCAGCAGCTTTCTCAAGACATCCTTTGGCAAGTTCCCCTACCCGACCAAAGCTGAGCTCTGCTACCTAACGGTGGTTTCAGAGTTCCCCGAAGAGCAGATCAAACTATGGTTTACTGCCCAAAGGCTCAAGCAGGGCATAAGTTGGTCTCCTGAGGAGATCGAAGAGGCCAGGAGGAAGATGTTCAACACTGTGTTCCAAGGTGGAGCACCCCAAAAGCAACCCGCAACACCGCGGCAGGTCAATCACATCGTAACCCACCACACAGTCGCTGCCCATCCAGGCTCAAAAGGACCAAACTTTCAGATGGCCAAAGTTCCATACAGCAGTGTAAAATCAAGGCCTGTTGGAGTCATAGCCACACAGGCCAGCATGTCAACCAACCCCCACATCACAAGGGTCTCATATTCTACTCCAGTTGCCCCCCCAAAGTTTCCATCTATCGTCAGAACAGCGTTGGTACCAACAAAGAGTACTGACGCCACTGTGGAGCCAGACAAGAGCAATGGCTTGGACATGGCTGGAGGCAGCGCTTGTGTCAGTAGCACCAGCAGCAgtcgcagcagcagctgcagtagtagcagcagcatcagcagctaTTCCAGCAGTAATGGTGTTGAGACAGTTGTCAGGAAACCGCCGCAAAACAGCAACCCAACCAACAGCATTGCCACTGGCCCCATCAGCAATAACGATGAGCATTGTGTTGCTGACACCACCGGGAACCCAAACGTCAAAAGCAGCAGCTTGCCGATCGGACCGGAAGCTTCAGACAGCAGCACGAGTCAGGTGATTGTCGACAACACCAGCAAATCCAACAACACATGCAACAATCATAACAGCGCCGTCGTCGGTGCACAAGATCCAGGCCGTGCCGAAAAGCCCAACAACCAACGCAGCAACTACATTCACAACAGCAGTATTAGCAGTGAACACCTCCCCTGTGATGACGGTGTCCCGAACCAGAATCATCCCAGCAAATCTCCAACTGACGGCACCAGCACCACAACCATTACAAAAAGCAGCTCATTCATTATAGATGAGGGTAAATGCAACAAAGACTTTCCCATAAAAGGTATGTCAATCTTACAGCAGCTTATAAAGGAAGAGGACCCGTGTGTCGGGGACAGAGGCTTCTCAGAGTTAAAAGTTGACCCCATCAAGATCAACTtcaagaggatgaagatgaatgaACCCGAGACTACATCTGAGACTGCACATCAAGAACACAAATCTGACATTGAGGTATCCGCTTGTCATCCGTCTTTCTCTCCCCCATGGGGCAACAAGACCCCGCAGCAGCTGCACGTCCTCCGGcaggttttctccaacaccCGCTGGCCCAGCAGTCTGCAGTACGAGGAGCTGAGCATCCAGACAGGCCTTCCCAAATCAGAGGTGGTGCGCTGGTTCAGTGACAGCCGCTACAGCCACAAGAACGGCCAGCTTAAGTGGTTGGAAACTTATCAGCAGCCGCCCACAGAGGCAGAAGATGCGAAGGGCCATAGGGACGCCGAGGCCGAGTCGGCCAAGGAACCTCCAGCCAACGCAAAGAAACTTGTAGAGCAAGACACGAACAAGCACCATGAAGGAGAAGCATGTCGGGTTGTGTGGCAGGATTCATACTCTCCACTGCTAGCTCTGAGGGGGGCTGAGGGGGGCGGCGAGCACAACCGAGCCGAGGAGTCGGCGCAGCTGGGAGCCCTGCAGGATCCCTGGTCAGAGAGCGGAGAGGACCACCAGCCAGGGGCCAATCAGACACTCATCCAGCAGCAGACTGATGCCAGCCAGGCCAG GGATGGCCTGAGgatggagctgctggaggtgTGA